The Chryseobacterium sp. 52 genome includes a region encoding these proteins:
- a CDS encoding glycerophosphodiester phosphodiesterase family protein, translating into MKNFILGLAVLSTVLMKAQTQIIAHRGYFQAQPPTTENSIKSLENAQKLKIYGSEFDVRMTKDGILVINHDEHHGEMEISETSFKELEAIKLSNGEKFPTLKDYLKQGKKDASLKLIVEIKPAKTPEIENEITQKTLKMIKDMKLEGQSEYISFSLNICKEIKRLEPKFKVQYLNGELSPEQIKKEGLDGMDYHFSIFQKNPTWISEAKALGLITNSWTVNDPAVYEQLKNQGIGFITTNIPDQLKNK; encoded by the coding sequence ATGAAAAATTTTATCTTAGGGTTAGCAGTTTTAAGTACAGTCCTAATGAAGGCACAAACCCAGATTATCGCGCACAGAGGCTATTTTCAAGCGCAGCCTCCGACAACGGAAAATTCTATTAAATCTTTAGAGAATGCTCAAAAGTTAAAGATATACGGATCTGAATTTGACGTAAGAATGACCAAAGACGGAATTCTTGTGATCAACCATGACGAGCATCATGGTGAAATGGAAATTTCCGAAACTTCTTTCAAAGAATTGGAAGCCATAAAATTATCTAACGGTGAAAAATTTCCAACGTTAAAAGACTATCTGAAACAAGGAAAGAAAGACGCTTCTTTGAAGCTGATTGTTGAGATCAAGCCTGCAAAAACTCCGGAAATAGAAAATGAGATCACTCAGAAAACCCTTAAAATGATTAAGGATATGAAGCTGGAAGGGCAGAGTGAGTATATTTCTTTCAGCTTAAACATCTGCAAAGAGATCAAAAGACTGGAACCAAAATTCAAGGTACAGTATCTGAACGGAGAATTGTCTCCTGAACAGATTAAAAAGGAAGGTCTGGACGGAATGGATTATCATTTCAGTATTTTCCAGAAAAATCCTACATGGATCTCTGAAGCAAAAGCTTTAGGTCTGATCACCAACTCCTGGACAGTGAATGATCCTGCAGTTTATGAGCAATTAAAAAATCAGGGAATCGGTTTTATTACGACCAACATTCCGGATCAGTTAAAAAATAAATAA
- a CDS encoding T9SS type A sorting domain-containing protein, which yields MKKIYFILLMMIFSVSQAQIITIPDAYLKSKLFTYGATSNSSGTFISLDANGDGQIQVSEAALVYKININNLTDAVTSLSGLNEFPNLTELELTNPDLATYHLIFSNYPNLQKIRFMGGQVGNVTIENCNALNVANLGAHGNIINIQNTNVQEIKLENVNAVNISSTPNLKKFSLFASTLSSLNLSNLPLLEEVSVTENPSLTSINFAGDLALKKLELFRNKLNSLSIPNPSLVNYLVISNNLFQTFDVTPYTGLGFFYAHENQLTSLNFSSNPLLYELQISGNQLSALTFNNNNNLQYIYAGNNQIQNINFNQIPFLKGIQIQNNLFTNIDFSKNFQLLSFDCSDNLNLKTLIMKNGKESFNGSGSACAFANTPQLKYICIDPAEIYAVNALLTQYNQTNVVVNSYCSFTPGGNSYLLQGATRYDYNGNGCDINDVSKPFQKFNILGQATAISDASGFYSLSLTQAVNIIVPVLENPSYFNITPASITTNLSTSATPFTQNFCLTANGTHHDLETVIMPITIARPGFDAKYKIIYKNKGNNTQSGTLAFNYNDNVTDYVTSSLAPNSQSPGMLSWNYISLLPFETKEVTVTFHLNTPTQTPALNGGDILNYTAQINGATDDTPLDNTFTLNQTVVNSFDPNDKTCLEGTTIAQTKVGDYVHYLIRFENTGSANAQNIVVKDDIDNTKYDLSSLVTLNGSHNFTTKITGNAVEFIFENIQLPFDDANNDGYISFKIKTKSTLTAGSSFSNSAKIYFDYNAPITTNTYTTSVQSVLAASEVTNKKNDFSIYPNPVKDILYIQSKEEIIKAEIYDSTGRILSTAGVKNNALNVSDLTKGNYIIKISVKNKTLMLKFIKA from the coding sequence ATGAAAAAAATCTACTTTATCCTCCTCATGATGATCTTTTCTGTGTCCCAGGCACAAATCATTACTATTCCTGATGCCTATCTAAAGTCAAAATTATTTACTTACGGAGCAACCAGTAATTCCAGTGGGACATTTATAAGTCTTGACGCTAATGGTGACGGCCAAATCCAAGTATCAGAAGCAGCGTTGGTTTATAAAATTAATATTAATAACCTTACCGATGCTGTGACAAGCTTATCCGGATTAAATGAATTTCCGAATTTAACTGAACTGGAATTAACAAATCCTGATCTCGCAACATACCATCTGATTTTCAGTAACTATCCTAATCTTCAGAAAATAAGATTTATGGGAGGCCAGGTAGGCAACGTAACTATTGAAAATTGTAATGCCTTAAATGTAGCCAATCTTGGAGCACATGGAAATATCATCAACATACAAAATACGAATGTCCAAGAGATCAAACTCGAGAATGTAAATGCTGTAAATATTTCATCAACACCCAATCTTAAAAAGTTCTCTTTATTTGCCTCAACCCTATCTTCTTTAAATTTAAGTAATCTCCCTTTACTTGAAGAGGTAAGTGTTACTGAAAATCCATCTCTAACAAGCATTAATTTTGCAGGAGATCTGGCCTTAAAAAAACTGGAATTGTTTCGTAATAAATTAAACAGCCTGAGCATACCCAATCCTTCTCTTGTCAACTATTTAGTCATATCCAATAATCTTTTCCAGACTTTTGATGTTACTCCTTACACCGGACTAGGATTCTTTTATGCCCATGAAAACCAACTTACAAGCCTTAATTTCAGTTCTAACCCTTTGCTTTATGAGCTTCAAATTTCAGGTAATCAATTGTCTGCATTAACGTTCAATAATAACAATAATTTACAGTATATCTATGCCGGTAATAACCAAATACAGAATATAAACTTTAACCAAATTCCGTTTCTAAAAGGAATTCAGATTCAGAATAATCTGTTTACCAATATTGATTTTTCAAAGAACTTTCAACTGCTTTCTTTTGACTGTTCAGATAATCTGAATCTAAAGACGCTTATTATGAAGAATGGAAAGGAAAGTTTCAATGGTTCGGGATCTGCATGTGCATTTGCGAATACGCCGCAGCTAAAGTATATCTGTATAGATCCAGCAGAAATTTATGCCGTCAATGCCCTTTTAACACAATATAATCAGACAAACGTGGTGGTAAACTCTTATTGTTCTTTTACACCGGGAGGAAATTCTTATCTGCTTCAGGGGGCTACAAGATATGATTACAACGGAAACGGATGCGATATTAATGATGTCTCTAAACCATTTCAAAAGTTCAACATTTTAGGACAGGCAACTGCAATATCAGATGCTTCAGGATTTTACTCTTTATCATTAACACAAGCGGTAAACATCATTGTACCTGTTTTAGAAAATCCTTCATATTTCAACATCACTCCTGCGTCAATTACTACAAATTTATCAACATCGGCAACCCCTTTTACTCAAAACTTCTGTCTTACGGCCAATGGAACGCATCATGATCTTGAAACAGTAATTATGCCTATCACAATCGCCCGCCCTGGTTTTGATGCAAAATATAAAATTATTTACAAAAACAAAGGAAATAACACACAATCAGGGACTTTAGCATTTAATTACAATGATAATGTAACGGATTATGTGACTTCAAGTCTTGCTCCCAATTCACAATCTCCGGGTATGCTGAGCTGGAATTACATTAGCCTTCTTCCGTTTGAAACTAAAGAAGTGACGGTGACTTTTCATTTAAATACTCCAACGCAAACCCCTGCTTTGAATGGTGGAGATATTTTAAATTATACGGCACAAATCAATGGTGCAACGGATGATACGCCTTTAGACAATACATTTACACTGAATCAAACGGTTGTCAATTCTTTTGACCCGAATGATAAAACCTGTCTGGAAGGAACCACAATTGCTCAAACAAAAGTCGGAGATTATGTTCATTACTTAATCAGATTTGAAAATACGGGAAGTGCCAATGCTCAAAACATTGTGGTGAAAGATGACATTGATAATACTAAATATGATTTATCCAGCCTGGTCACCCTGAACGGAAGCCACAACTTCACAACAAAAATTACAGGAAACGCTGTAGAATTTATTTTTGAAAACATCCAGCTTCCTTTTGATGATGCGAATAATGATGGTTATATTTCTTTCAAGATTAAGACAAAATCAACGTTAACAGCCGGAAGCAGTTTCAGCAATTCAGCGAAGATCTATTTCGACTATAATGCACCGATTACGACCAATACTTATACGACTTCGGTACAGAGCGTATTGGCGGCTTCAGAAGTGACCAACAAAAAAAATGATTTCAGTATTTATCCGAATCCTGTAAAAGATATCCTGTATATTCAATCGAAAGAGGAAATTATTAAAGCTGAGATTTATGACTCTACAGGAAGAATTCTGAGTACCGCAGGAGTAAAGAACAACGCTTTGAATGTTTCTGATCTGACTAAAGGAAATTATATCATCAAAATATCTGTGAAAAACAAAACCTTGATGCTTAAATTCATCAAAGCATAA
- the ligA gene encoding NAD-dependent DNA ligase LigA, protein MSENIQQKIEQLRKELHQHNENYYLLDAATVSDYEFDMLLEQLQDLESKHPEFYDENSPTVRVGGGITKVFPTIQHQFRMYSLDNSYDFDDLEDWEKRIIKTINDPVEFVAELKYDGASISILYENGKLVQAVTRGDGFQGDEITHNVRTISDIPLTLKGDFPSPFFMRGEIYLTRKNFDKLNKLREEEGLDPFMNPRNTASGSLKMQDSGEVRKRSLSSVLYQFISEDVPAEGHWELLQKAQSWGFKTSQQAKLCKTLDEVKEFISFWDTERHNLPFEIDGIVLKVNSLQQQRQLGYTAKSPRWAMAYKFKAEKVETELQSVSYQVGRTGAITPVANLKPVLLAGTIVKRASLHNEDIIKKLDLHENDFVYVEKGGEIIPKIVGVNTEKRTSESKEIEYITNCPECGTELVKIVDQAIHFCPNELHCPPQVVGRMIHYVSRKALNIDNLGSETIEQLYREKLVENPADFYVLTKEQLLPLERMAEKSAQNIISGIEKSKEIPFEKVLYGIGIKHVGETVAKKLVKNFATIDELKNATAEELCQVEDIGAKIAVSIVEFFQNSENNLMIERLKSYGVQLEKGESTNEVLSNVLEGKTFLFTGKLSLFTRESAEEMVEKHGGKNISAVSKNLNFLVVGEKAGSKLKKAQDIGTITILDEQEFLDLIEKQ, encoded by the coding sequence ATGTCTGAAAACATACAGCAAAAAATAGAACAGCTCCGAAAAGAGCTTCACCAACATAACGAAAATTACTACCTCCTGGATGCCGCTACAGTCTCTGATTATGAGTTTGATATGCTCCTGGAGCAGCTTCAGGATCTGGAATCGAAGCACCCGGAATTTTATGATGAAAACTCACCGACAGTACGTGTAGGCGGAGGAATTACAAAGGTTTTCCCTACTATTCAGCATCAATTCAGAATGTATTCTCTGGATAATTCTTATGATTTTGATGATCTTGAAGATTGGGAGAAAAGAATTATTAAAACCATCAATGATCCTGTAGAGTTTGTTGCGGAGCTGAAATATGACGGTGCTTCTATTTCTATTCTTTATGAAAACGGAAAGCTGGTTCAGGCGGTAACCCGCGGTGACGGTTTTCAGGGAGATGAGATTACCCATAATGTCAGAACTATTTCCGATATTCCTCTGACGCTGAAAGGTGATTTCCCTTCTCCTTTTTTTATGAGGGGTGAAATCTATCTGACGAGAAAAAACTTTGACAAGCTTAATAAACTGCGTGAAGAAGAAGGTTTAGATCCTTTTATGAATCCAAGGAATACGGCCAGCGGAAGTTTAAAGATGCAGGACAGCGGTGAGGTGAGAAAACGAAGTCTCTCTTCTGTACTGTATCAGTTTATTTCGGAAGATGTTCCGGCAGAAGGTCACTGGGAGCTGCTTCAAAAAGCACAAAGCTGGGGCTTTAAAACCTCGCAGCAGGCAAAACTTTGCAAAACACTGGATGAAGTGAAGGAATTCATCAGTTTCTGGGATACGGAACGACATAACCTTCCTTTTGAAATTGACGGAATTGTTTTAAAGGTGAATTCTCTGCAGCAGCAAAGACAGCTGGGATATACAGCCAAATCACCGCGCTGGGCCATGGCTTATAAATTTAAAGCTGAAAAAGTAGAAACCGAACTTCAGAGTGTATCTTATCAGGTGGGTAGAACAGGAGCCATCACTCCGGTTGCGAATTTGAAACCTGTTTTACTGGCAGGAACCATCGTTAAAAGAGCGTCTCTTCACAATGAAGATATTATCAAAAAACTGGATCTTCATGAAAATGATTTCGTTTATGTAGAAAAAGGAGGTGAGATTATTCCAAAAATCGTTGGAGTCAATACGGAAAAAAGAACTTCAGAAAGCAAAGAAATTGAATATATTACCAACTGCCCTGAATGCGGAACTGAGCTGGTAAAAATTGTTGACCAGGCAATCCATTTTTGTCCGAATGAACTTCATTGCCCGCCTCAGGTTGTGGGAAGAATGATTCATTATGTTTCCAGAAAGGCTTTAAATATCGATAATCTGGGAAGTGAAACGATAGAACAGCTTTACAGGGAAAAACTTGTTGAAAATCCGGCTGACTTTTATGTTTTAACGAAAGAGCAACTTCTTCCTCTGGAAAGAATGGCGGAAAAATCTGCACAGAATATTATCTCCGGAATTGAAAAATCAAAGGAGATTCCTTTTGAAAAGGTTCTTTACGGGATTGGAATCAAGCATGTAGGAGAAACGGTTGCCAAGAAGCTGGTGAAAAATTTCGCTACGATTGATGAGCTTAAGAATGCTACTGCAGAAGAGCTTTGTCAGGTAGAAGATATTGGTGCCAAAATCGCTGTAAGTATTGTAGAGTTCTTTCAAAACTCAGAAAACAATCTGATGATCGAGCGTCTGAAATCTTACGGTGTACAGCTTGAAAAGGGTGAAAGCACGAATGAGGTTTTATCGAATGTTCTGGAAGGAAAAACCTTTCTTTTCACCGGAAAGCTCTCTTTGTTTACCCGGGAATCTGCGGAAGAGATGGTGGAAAAGCATGGCGGAAAAAATATTTCTGCTGTATCCAAAAACCTCAACTTCCTTGTGGTTGGAGAAAAGGCCGGAAGCAAGCTTAAAAAAGCGCAGGACATCGGTACAATCACGATTCTGGATGAACAGGAGTTTCTGGATCTGATAGAGAAACAGTAA
- a CDS encoding SH3 domain-containing protein yields the protein MNHNNMKALLTVLFILVLQFFSAQEENMVYSDGVFGFEENKTQKIFTDWTRVRQEPNVKSQVTDSLQTNQQVLILKKEEAILRLGERGANWYKVSYQKGDAVSEGYIWGGSLCVGYRNKNGYDFLFGLSKTIDRKSKEFNQVEKQNIAGVKVIEGNTVIDEVYFDTGRGEELSYATFTIESGHKLQNVELTLKAMVSGEACGIASYEQYILFKDKKLVALPQLTNVGDADVYYHTEQFIFPNDKGGIPDAFIFKMEEMEKDDKDREKKKHSSRTYLWNGSSYKLK from the coding sequence ATGAATCACAATAATATGAAAGCTTTATTAACCGTTTTATTCATACTTGTTCTGCAATTTTTTTCAGCTCAGGAAGAGAACATGGTTTATTCTGACGGGGTTTTTGGCTTTGAAGAGAATAAAACTCAGAAAATTTTTACCGACTGGACAAGAGTAAGACAAGAACCGAATGTGAAATCTCAGGTAACAGATTCTTTGCAGACCAATCAACAGGTTTTGATCCTTAAAAAGGAGGAAGCGATCCTTAGGCTGGGGGAAAGAGGGGCTAACTGGTATAAGGTTTCTTATCAGAAAGGAGATGCTGTTTCTGAAGGTTACATTTGGGGTGGAAGCCTGTGTGTAGGCTACCGCAATAAAAATGGTTACGATTTCCTTTTCGGACTTTCAAAAACGATAGACCGGAAAAGTAAAGAATTTAATCAGGTTGAAAAGCAGAATATTGCCGGGGTAAAAGTGATTGAAGGAAATACGGTAATCGATGAGGTGTATTTTGATACAGGAAGGGGAGAAGAGCTCAGTTATGCCACTTTCACCATTGAAAGCGGTCATAAACTACAGAATGTAGAATTAACGCTTAAAGCTATGGTTTCCGGCGAAGCATGCGGAATTGCAAGCTATGAGCAGTATATTCTTTTTAAAGATAAAAAACTGGTTGCTCTGCCTCAACTGACGAATGTAGGAGATGCGGATGTATACTACCATACGGAACAATTTATATTCCCTAATGATAAAGGCGGAATTCCTGATGCTTTTATTTTTAAAATGGAAGAAATGGAAAAAGATGACAAAGACAGAGAAAAGAAGAAACATTCTTCCAGAACCTATCTTTGGAACGGAAGCTCTTATAAGTTGAAATAA
- a CDS encoding 3-ketoacyl-ACP reductase, producing MNINGKNAIVTGGGRGLGKAVALALANEGVHVAVTGRNEENLKNTVEEIKALGVNAAYAVFSMDNESEVKTGIESLVKQLGSVDILINNAGIGDFGSIEEMPSETWEQVIKTNLFGVYYAAKAVHPFMKANGQGDIVNVASTAGLKGGPNMSAYAASKAAVVSLSQSMMAEWRKQNIRVITLTPSTIASDMSIQGGLTDGNPDTVLQPEDFAEWVRDILKMNRRALIANGSIFSTNP from the coding sequence ATGAATATAAACGGAAAAAATGCCATTGTAACAGGTGGTGGAAGAGGACTAGGGAAAGCTGTCGCTTTAGCTTTGGCCAATGAAGGAGTACATGTTGCTGTTACCGGTAGAAACGAAGAGAATCTTAAAAATACAGTTGAAGAGATCAAAGCTCTTGGAGTGAACGCAGCCTATGCTGTTTTCAGTATGGATAATGAATCAGAAGTGAAGACTGGAATTGAATCTCTTGTAAAACAGTTGGGAAGCGTAGATATTCTGATTAATAATGCAGGGATCGGAGATTTTGGAAGTATTGAAGAGATGCCTTCTGAAACCTGGGAGCAGGTAATTAAGACCAATTTATTTGGGGTGTATTATGCGGCTAAAGCAGTTCATCCGTTCATGAAAGCAAATGGTCAGGGAGATATTGTAAATGTAGCTTCTACAGCAGGATTAAAAGGCGGCCCGAATATGTCGGCTTATGCAGCCTCAAAAGCAGCTGTAGTTTCTTTATCACAGTCGATGATGGCAGAATGGAGAAAACAGAATATCCGTGTGATCACATTGACGCCAAGTACAATTGCCTCTGATATGAGTATTCAGGGAGGACTTACAGATGGAAATCCTGATACCGTACTTCAGCCCGAAGATTTTGCAGAATGGGTAAGAGATATTTTAAAAATGAACAGAAGAGCATTAATTGCCAATGGTTCTATTTTTTCTACAAATCCATAA
- the prmA gene encoding 50S ribosomal protein L11 methyltransferase codes for MQNYLEFNFKISPLQPWNEILMAELIEIGFDSFTEEIDGILGYIQKELFKEEDLKTLPLFENENVEISYSFEEMPNINWNEEWEKNFSPINIDDKVMIRAEFHESVPGMHEIIIQPKMSFGTGHHPTTHLMIQQMMDIDFNGKKVLDMGCGTSVLAIYAKQQGAGEVKAIDIDEWSVENSKENATRNGVELDIELGTAENLGKESFDIILANINRNILISDIPVYVSVMNEGGKLLLSGLCFFDVDDILEVCRESGLELKKQLQREEWVSLLLEK; via the coding sequence ATGCAAAATTATTTAGAATTCAATTTCAAGATTTCGCCATTACAACCCTGGAATGAGATATTAATGGCAGAGCTTATCGAAATAGGTTTTGACAGCTTTACAGAAGAAATTGACGGAATTTTAGGATATATCCAGAAAGAACTGTTTAAAGAAGAAGATCTTAAAACACTTCCCCTTTTTGAAAACGAAAATGTGGAGATCAGCTACTCTTTCGAAGAAATGCCGAATATCAACTGGAATGAAGAATGGGAAAAGAACTTTTCACCGATCAATATCGATGATAAGGTAATGATCAGAGCAGAATTCCATGAATCTGTGCCTGGAATGCATGAAATTATTATTCAGCCTAAAATGTCTTTCGGAACAGGGCATCATCCCACGACGCATCTGATGATCCAGCAAATGATGGACATCGATTTCAATGGTAAAAAAGTCCTGGATATGGGATGTGGAACCTCTGTACTGGCTATTTATGCAAAACAGCAGGGAGCAGGCGAGGTAAAAGCAATTGATATTGATGAATGGTCTGTAGAAAATTCAAAAGAAAACGCAACAAGAAATGGAGTAGAGCTGGATATTGAACTGGGAACTGCAGAAAATCTGGGGAAAGAAAGTTTTGATATCATTCTGGCAAATATCAACAGAAATATTCTGATCTCTGATATTCCGGTCTATGTTTCCGTAATGAATGAAGGAGGAAAACTATTGCTTTCCGGACTGTGTTTCTTTGATGTCGATGATATCCTGGAAGTATGCAGGGAAAGCGGGCTTGAGCTTAAAAAACAACTTCAGCGTGAAGAATGGGTAAGTCTGCTTTTGGAAAAATAA
- a CDS encoding TonB-dependent receptor produces MRKVKIVLGLLFLGFGTLAYAQTTQASIVGKVTGLGSMAQEKVKVTIVNESTGFRTETETNSKGEYIFKEIPLGGPYTVIVNEDKKEGYNVNFGDQVTVNMSLGGGEKQIEEVVITGNLKNKIGNLGAATAISARNMSMLPVNGRNFTNLTELSPLSGKGGNLSGQLGSSTNFTIDGMTAKNPTSAGSTTSRSGAPFSISIEAVREFKITTNQYDVTLGRSGGGTVSAVTKSGTNKFSGSAWEYLRTNWLSSPYDIRGNKRENDFSTSQFGFSLGGPIIKNKLHFFVAWDHQLDSRPLQIADIKSTDDEKRLNTTTQTLNQFLDIARSKYGVGSSPQFGSFDKVRNSDAGFLRLDWQINEKNLLTLRNNFTYDLNKNGLGDNTAINFFESYGNDKNLDNSLLLTLRSNLKPNLTNELKAQYLYTFQDSYQNNELGKPVPRAIVENILSPGVGTTNIQIGGHRFAQESFRNNVIQIVDNLYYNTDKIKYTFGADLMYTTAKSVYGSEVNGRFHFREDAATNPSNLYNFNNLNAYRFYREVPLMEDPSVRSSIWNIGLYGQLQTKIAEGLDLMAGLRLDYGGYPKAELNQKLYNEMGIRTDNKIKSFVIQPRFQFEWNFNEQNKDFLKFGAGIFSSDINNYMVINNLVFDGKHLATVDVDPSAIGLKPDFYSYRNDYGTVPSLSQYQIPTINYTGEDAKIPIVYKANISYTHFFNERFRAGIAGYMALGRNNYFYYDRNMVANPYFTLANEGGRGVYVPASSIQGAKVDWKAGRINPNFGRVLELVSDGKVNQFSFVLDTSYRYWKDGEITASYTWSDIKDNTSYNGNVANSATLSTMVQSDPRDLRMSYSDNQFRNKVVLYGNSPTIAGFTLGLRYSGIGGTRFSVTAGGNINGDFVDSNDLAYIFPEIITQPLLNDPEVGQALKDYVEKYNNAIAERNGGKNGFYGVWDVRVAKKIKFDKIGAFEISVDIFNLANLLNKEWGVNKSYGNTALYRVTKFNQATKQFEYVKNTSGLAPLSGNPYQIQIGAKYSF; encoded by the coding sequence ATGAGAAAAGTAAAGATTGTACTAGGATTATTGTTTTTGGGATTTGGAACACTGGCTTACGCGCAGACGACGCAGGCATCTATTGTGGGAAAAGTAACCGGACTGGGCAGCATGGCTCAGGAAAAAGTGAAAGTAACGATCGTGAACGAGTCTACAGGGTTCAGGACGGAGACAGAGACCAATTCGAAAGGAGAATATATTTTTAAAGAAATTCCTCTTGGCGGGCCATACACGGTGATTGTTAACGAGGATAAGAAAGAAGGGTATAATGTCAACTTCGGAGATCAGGTTACGGTAAACATGAGTCTGGGGGGCGGAGAGAAGCAGATAGAAGAAGTAGTGATTACCGGAAACTTAAAAAACAAGATCGGAAACCTGGGTGCGGCTACTGCTATTTCAGCGAGGAATATGAGCATGCTCCCGGTAAACGGACGAAATTTCACCAATCTTACTGAATTATCTCCTTTAAGCGGAAAAGGCGGAAATCTTTCCGGACAACTGGGATCTTCAACCAACTTTACAATTGACGGGATGACGGCCAAAAACCCGACTTCTGCAGGATCTACAACCAGCCGAAGCGGTGCTCCGTTTTCTATTTCGATAGAAGCGGTGCGTGAATTTAAGATTACAACCAACCAGTATGATGTAACGCTGGGAAGAAGTGGAGGCGGAACGGTAAGTGCCGTTACCAAATCAGGAACCAATAAATTCTCAGGAAGTGCCTGGGAATATTTAAGAACAAACTGGCTTTCCAGTCCTTATGATATCAGAGGGAACAAAAGAGAAAACGACTTCTCTACGTCTCAGTTCGGATTTTCACTAGGCGGTCCTATTATTAAAAATAAATTACACTTCTTTGTTGCCTGGGATCACCAGTTGGATTCAAGACCGTTGCAGATTGCGGATATCAAATCGACAGACGATGAGAAGAGATTGAATACAACAACACAGACGCTGAATCAGTTTCTTGATATTGCAAGATCAAAATACGGGGTAGGAAGTTCACCTCAGTTCGGTTCATTTGATAAAGTAAGAAATTCAGATGCCGGATTCCTTCGTCTGGACTGGCAGATCAACGAAAAAAACTTATTGACATTAAGAAATAATTTCACGTATGACCTGAATAAAAACGGATTGGGAGATAATACGGCGATCAATTTCTTTGAATCTTACGGAAACGATAAAAACCTTGATAACAGCTTGCTCTTAACGTTAAGATCAAATTTAAAACCAAATTTAACAAACGAACTTAAGGCGCAGTATCTTTATACTTTCCAGGACAGTTACCAGAATAATGAATTGGGAAAACCTGTTCCGAGAGCTATTGTAGAGAATATTCTGTCTCCGGGGGTTGGAACTACCAATATTCAGATCGGCGGACACCGTTTTGCCCAGGAAAGCTTTAGAAATAATGTGATCCAGATTGTAGATAATTTATACTACAATACAGATAAGATAAAATATACTTTTGGAGCAGACCTGATGTATACCACGGCGAAATCGGTCTATGGAAGCGAGGTAAACGGAAGGTTTCATTTCAGAGAAGATGCTGCAACAAACCCTTCAAACCTTTATAATTTTAATAACCTTAATGCGTACAGATTTTACAGGGAAGTTCCTTTGATGGAAGATCCGTCTGTAAGATCCAGTATCTGGAATATTGGTCTTTACGGACAGCTTCAGACGAAAATTGCAGAAGGTCTGGATTTAATGGCAGGGTTAAGATTGGATTACGGTGGATATCCAAAAGCTGAATTGAATCAGAAACTCTATAATGAAATGGGGATCAGAACGGATAATAAGATTAAATCCTTTGTCATCCAGCCAAGATTTCAGTTTGAATGGAACTTCAACGAACAGAATAAAGACTTCCTGAAATTCGGAGCAGGAATCTTCTCTTCTGATATCAATAACTATATGGTGATTAATAATCTTGTGTTTGACGGAAAGCATCTGGCAACAGTGGATGTAGATCCTTCTGCTATCGGTCTTAAACCTGATTTTTACAGCTACAGAAACGATTACGGTACAGTGCCGTCGCTTTCGCAGTACCAGATTCCTACAATCAATTATACAGGAGAAGATGCTAAAATTCCAATCGTATATAAAGCCAATATTTCTTATACTCACTTCTTTAATGAAAGATTCAGAGCAGGAATTGCAGGATATATGGCTTTAGGAAGAAATAATTACTTCTACTACGACAGAAACATGGTAGCCAATCCATACTTTACACTGGCTAATGAAGGCGGAAGAGGCGTATATGTACCTGCTTCGTCAATACAGGGTGCAAAGGTAGACTGGAAAGCCGGAAGGATCAATCCTAATTTCGGAAGAGTACTGGAGCTTGTAAGCGACGGAAAAGTGAATCAGTTCTCATTTGTCCTGGATACCAGCTACCGTTACTGGAAAGACGGAGAAATCACGGCAAGTTATACATGGTCTGATATCAAAGACAATACCTCATATAACGGAAACGTAGCAAATTCTGCAACACTTTCTACTATGGTTCAGAGCGATCCAAGAGATTTAAGAATGAGCTATTCCGATAACCAGTTCAGAAATAAAGTAGTGCTTTACGGAAACTCGCCTACTATTGCAGGATTTACACTGGGACTAAGATATTCAGGAATCGGAGGAACACGTTTCTCTGTAACCGCAGGTGGAAATATCAACGGTGATTTTGTAGATTCCAATGATCTTGCTTACATCTTCCCGGAAATCATTACCCAACCGCTTCTTAATGATCCTGAAGTAGGACAGGCACTGAAAGACTATGTAGAAAAATACAACAATGCTATTGCAGAGCGTAATGGGGGTAAAAACGGTTTCTACGGAGTATGGGACGTACGTGTAGCCAAGAAAATAAAGTTTGATAAAATAGGAGCTTTTGAAATTTCTGTAGATATTTTCAACTTAGCCAATCTTCTTAATAAAGAATGGGGAGTGAATAAGTCTTATGGAAATACAGCCCTTTACAGAGTGACAAAATTCAATCAGGCAACCAAGCAATTTGAATATGTTAAAAATACCAGCGGTTTAGCCCCTCTTTCCGGAAACCCTTACCAGATTCAGATTGGTGCGAAATATAGTTTTTAA